One genomic region from Streptomyces sp. Li-HN-5-11 encodes:
- a CDS encoding aldo/keto reductase has translation MDEREFGRSHQHASVVGLGTWQLGADWGDVDDKEALAVLEAAAESGVTFFDTADVYGDGRSEAAIATFLSTRPDLHVLVATKMGRRVAQVPESYVLDNFRAWNDRSRRNLGVDRIDLVQLHCPPTPVYSTDAVYDALDTLVEEERIAAYGVSVETCAEALTAIARPNVASVQIILNPFRMKPLREVLPAAREAGVGIIARVPLASGLLSGKYTKDTVFPANDHRTYNRHGESFDQGETFSGVDYATGVEAAAEFAALAPEGCTPAQLALRWIIQQPGVTTVIPGARSPEQARANVAAAKLPPLSDETLAAIRDLYERRIRDQVESRW, from the coding sequence ATGGACGAACGTGAATTCGGCAGGTCGCACCAGCACGCGTCGGTGGTCGGGCTCGGTACCTGGCAACTGGGCGCCGACTGGGGCGACGTGGACGACAAGGAAGCCCTCGCCGTGCTGGAGGCGGCCGCCGAGTCGGGTGTGACCTTCTTCGACACGGCCGACGTCTACGGAGACGGGCGCAGCGAGGCGGCCATCGCCACCTTCCTCAGCACCCGGCCCGACCTGCACGTGCTGGTCGCCACGAAGATGGGCCGGCGCGTCGCCCAGGTCCCCGAGAGCTACGTCCTGGACAACTTCCGCGCCTGGAACGACCGCTCCCGCCGCAACCTCGGCGTCGACCGCATCGACCTGGTGCAGCTGCACTGCCCGCCGACACCCGTGTACTCCACCGACGCGGTGTACGACGCGCTGGACACCCTCGTGGAGGAGGAACGCATCGCCGCCTACGGCGTCAGCGTGGAGACCTGCGCCGAGGCGCTCACCGCGATCGCCCGGCCGAACGTGGCGAGCGTGCAGATCATCCTCAACCCGTTCCGCATGAAGCCCCTGCGAGAGGTCCTCCCGGCGGCGCGGGAGGCCGGCGTCGGCATCATCGCCCGGGTCCCGCTCGCCTCCGGGCTGCTGTCGGGCAAGTACACCAAGGACACGGTCTTCCCCGCCAACGACCACCGCACCTACAACCGGCACGGCGAGTCCTTCGACCAGGGCGAGACCTTCTCGGGCGTCGACTACGCCACGGGCGTCGAGGCCGCGGCCGAGTTCGCCGCGCTCGCCCCCGAGGGATGCACCCCCGCCCAGTTGGCACTGCGCTGGATCATCCAGCAGCCCGGCGTCACGACCGTCATCCCTGGTGCCCGCTCGCCGGAGCAGGCACGCGCGAACGTGGCCGCCGCCAAGCTGCCCCCGCTGTCCGACGAGACCCTGGCGGCGATCCGGGACCTCTACGAGCGCCGTATCCGGGACCAGGTGGAGAGCCGCTGGTAG
- a CDS encoding SsgA family sporulation/cell division regulator, which translates to MNCIVHKTLVVQLQAGGTDRFPALAHLSYDTGDPFAVTVVFSHDGRVLARWTLDREMLGDGLMRPVGIGDVRFRPVSTGPWEELRMEFYGDAHPDGGRHHAVVFVWAPAVAAFLRETRDVVPHGDEECDVDDFLAEILAGS; encoded by the coding sequence GTGAACTGCATCGTGCACAAGACCCTGGTCGTGCAGCTGCAGGCAGGCGGCACGGACCGCTTTCCCGCGCTGGCGCACCTGAGTTACGACACCGGTGACCCGTTCGCCGTGACGGTCGTCTTCAGCCACGACGGCCGGGTGCTCGCCCGGTGGACGCTGGACCGCGAGATGCTCGGCGACGGGCTGATGCGGCCGGTGGGCATCGGCGACGTCCGCTTCCGTCCCGTCTCGACCGGCCCGTGGGAGGAACTCCGCATGGAGTTCTACGGCGACGCCCACCCCGACGGCGGCCGGCACCACGCGGTCGTTTTCGTGTGGGCGCCGGCCGTCGCCGCCTTCCTGCGGGAGACTCGGGACGTCGTGCCCCACGGGGACGAGGAGTGCGACGTCGACGACTTTCTGGCGGAGATCCTCGCGGGAAGCTGA
- a CDS encoding serine/threonine-protein kinase, giving the protein MTMVKAHVSAHELVAGRYRLLEIVHRERNQICWYGEDIEAERPRLLTQTGLPADAGEDDARRITARIVRTSEVMGLLRPGRVATVVDAIAEAGTLWTVTEWIDGTPLGQLLAEKGTFNHAQAARIGLGVLDVLEAAHTEGITHGELSPGQVFVRDQGEVVLTGFGLAGATLAPRVTAPSYASPEQARDERIGPAADLWALGAILYTMLEGRPPFRDRGRPEATLKGVDRLPLRTPLRAGPLTQAVQGLLRKNSRERLTRPVVRDALSRVLTQDPDAPVSDLAGSPSRAPYAAVWGTGRDWSRRTMVVGTAFAVVTVAVAVLAVTHQLPGTGTSGSTAASGTAEPPSAVATLPGEGTERSTRPPSTTPTASASASPSPSVSASVSPSASASASASASATGLPSGFHRYNAPEGFSIALPTGWKRLQTIRESDLAYRVTFGASGDARTLAVTYSTRVGPDPVAVWRDDVEPNLEREAGYQRIGDIRATIYQGHKAADMEWLSGTGGDRVHTFGRGFLLGGHHGFSLRWTTPAGVFGTAANKQALDVFLRTFRPTAG; this is encoded by the coding sequence ATGACCATGGTCAAGGCGCACGTGTCCGCTCACGAGCTGGTGGCCGGACGGTACCGGCTCCTCGAGATCGTCCACCGCGAAAGGAACCAGATCTGCTGGTACGGCGAGGACATCGAGGCCGAGCGCCCCCGCCTGCTGACGCAGACCGGGCTCCCGGCGGACGCCGGGGAGGACGACGCCCGCCGGATCACCGCCCGCATCGTGCGCACCTCCGAGGTCATGGGACTGCTGCGGCCGGGCCGGGTCGCCACGGTCGTCGACGCGATCGCGGAGGCCGGGACGCTGTGGACGGTCACCGAGTGGATCGACGGCACTCCGCTGGGCCAACTCCTCGCGGAGAAGGGGACCTTCAACCACGCCCAGGCGGCCCGGATCGGACTCGGGGTGCTCGACGTGCTGGAGGCCGCCCACACCGAGGGCATCACGCACGGCGAACTCAGTCCCGGCCAGGTGTTCGTGCGGGACCAGGGCGAAGTCGTGCTGACCGGTTTCGGCCTCGCGGGCGCGACTCTCGCACCCCGGGTCACCGCACCGTCGTACGCCTCACCCGAGCAGGCCCGCGACGAGCGCATCGGGCCGGCGGCCGACCTGTGGGCGCTCGGCGCGATCCTGTACACGATGCTGGAGGGGCGCCCGCCGTTCCGCGACCGGGGCCGGCCCGAGGCCACGCTGAAGGGTGTGGACCGGCTGCCCCTGCGCACTCCGCTGCGGGCGGGACCGCTCACCCAGGCCGTGCAGGGCCTGCTGCGCAAGAACTCCCGGGAACGGCTGACCCGTCCCGTGGTCCGGGACGCGCTCTCCCGTGTCCTGACCCAGGACCCCGACGCTCCGGTCTCGGACCTCGCCGGGTCCCCGTCGCGCGCGCCGTACGCCGCGGTCTGGGGGACGGGCCGGGACTGGAGCAGACGGACCATGGTCGTGGGCACGGCCTTCGCGGTCGTCACCGTCGCGGTCGCCGTCCTGGCGGTGACCCACCAGCTGCCCGGCACGGGCACCTCGGGCTCCACCGCGGCCTCCGGCACCGCGGAGCCTCCCTCCGCCGTGGCCACCTTGCCGGGCGAGGGCACGGAGCGCAGCACCCGGCCCCCGTCCACGACCCCCACCGCATCCGCATCAGCGTCCCCCTCCCCCTCCGTCTCCGCATCGGTCTCCCCCTCGGCTTCGGCTTCGGCTTCGGCTTCGGCTTCGGCCACCGGTCTGCCGTCCGGCTTCCACCGCTACAACGCCCCGGAGGGCTTCTCCATCGCCCTTCCCACGGGCTGGAAGCGGCTGCAGACCATTCGCGAGTCCGACCTGGCCTACCGTGTCACCTTCGGTGCGAGCGGGGACGCCCGCACCCTCGCGGTCACCTACAGCACCCGGGTCGGCCCCGACCCGGTCGCCGTGTGGCGGGACGACGTCGAGCCCAACCTGGAGCGCGAGGCGGGCTACCAGCGGATCGGCGACATCCGCGCCACCATTTACCAGGGGCACAAGGCCGCCGACATGGAGTGGCTGTCCGGGACCGGGGGCGACCGGGTGCACACCTTCGGCCGCGGTTTCCTCCTCGGCGGCCACCACGGCTTCTCGCTGCGCTGGACGACCCCCGCCGGCGTCTTCGGCACCGCCGCGAACAAGCAGGCGCTGGACGTGTTCCTCAGGACATTCCGGCCCACGGCCGGGTGA
- a CDS encoding VOC family protein → MAVQREGTPCWADAMFSDVEGAKSFYAEVLGWTFGESSSEYGNYTQAYADGKAVAAVVPPMPGQEGRSQWCLYLASPDAAATARKIRDNSGEVLMEPMQVGDFGTMCLAREPSGAVFGVWQGGTHEGFEATAVPGAYCWAEVFTREPEKADTFLTSVFGYTAKQIQDDAVDFRMFDVGDDTVLGRMKMTEDFPPEVPPYINVYFTVADCDDAVAAATRLGGALRFGPMDSPFGRFAALSDPQGASFSVIDITTTQGEMPRAEDVS, encoded by the coding sequence ATGGCCGTGCAACGTGAGGGAACCCCGTGTTGGGCCGACGCGATGTTCAGCGACGTCGAGGGGGCCAAGAGCTTCTACGCCGAAGTCCTCGGCTGGACCTTCGGCGAGTCGTCGTCGGAGTACGGCAACTACACCCAGGCCTACGCGGACGGCAAGGCGGTGGCCGCCGTCGTACCGCCGATGCCCGGACAGGAGGGCCGGTCGCAGTGGTGTCTGTACCTCGCCTCGCCGGACGCGGCGGCCACCGCCCGCAAGATCCGCGACAACAGCGGAGAGGTGCTGATGGAGCCGATGCAGGTCGGCGACTTCGGCACCATGTGCCTGGCCCGCGAGCCCAGCGGTGCCGTGTTCGGCGTCTGGCAGGGCGGCACCCACGAGGGCTTCGAGGCGACCGCGGTGCCCGGCGCCTACTGCTGGGCCGAGGTCTTCACCCGTGAGCCGGAGAAGGCGGACACCTTCCTCACCTCGGTCTTCGGCTACACGGCGAAACAGATCCAGGACGACGCGGTGGACTTCCGCATGTTCGACGTCGGCGACGACACGGTCCTCGGCCGTATGAAGATGACCGAGGACTTCCCGCCCGAGGTGCCGCCGTACATCAACGTCTACTTCACGGTCGCCGACTGCGACGACGCGGTCGCCGCCGCGACCAGGCTCGGCGGTGCCCTGCGGTTCGGCCCGATGGACAGCCCCTTCGGCCGGTTCGCGGCACTCAGTGATCCGCAGGGAGCGAGCTTCTCGGTGATCGACATCACGACGACCCAGGGGGAGATGCCCCGGGCCGAGGACGTCTCCTAG
- a CDS encoding UBP-type zinc finger domain-containing protein: MTSESGIDPAVPPSGTGCVECDAAGGWWFHLRRCAACGHIGCCDDSPAKHATAHYRATGHPVIRSYEPGEGWFWNYDTNELYESGPELAPPAAHPADQPAPGPAGRVPANWADTLR, encoded by the coding sequence ATGACCAGCGAGTCAGGAATCGACCCCGCCGTCCCTCCGAGCGGCACCGGCTGCGTCGAGTGCGACGCAGCCGGCGGCTGGTGGTTCCATCTGCGGCGCTGCGCGGCCTGCGGGCACATCGGCTGCTGCGACGACTCCCCCGCGAAGCACGCCACCGCCCACTACCGGGCCACCGGCCATCCGGTGATCCGCAGCTACGAGCCGGGCGAGGGCTGGTTCTGGAACTACGACACGAACGAGCTGTACGAGTCCGGTCCCGAGCTGGCGCCGCCGGCCGCCCACCCCGCGGACCAGCCGGCGCCGGGGCCGGCGGGACGCGTGCCGGCGAACTGGGCGGACACGCTGCGCTGA
- a CDS encoding AIM24 family protein codes for MKGDLFSSQHVVQPAIAPGMSVENAKCLKYTVNGEMLARQGSMVAFRGNLHFERKGQGVGGMLKRAVTGEGLPLMAVRGQGEAWFAHEAQNCFIVEVDPGDEFTVNGRNVLCFDASLSYRIKTVKGSGIAGGGLFNSVFTGQGKLGLVCEGNPLVIPVTAQQPVYVDTDAVVGWTAHLETSLHRSQSLGSMLRGGSGEAVQLMLQGEGYVVVRPSEATPQKSQQH; via the coding sequence ATGAAGGGTGATCTGTTTTCCAGTCAGCACGTGGTGCAGCCCGCGATCGCGCCGGGCATGTCCGTCGAGAACGCCAAGTGCCTCAAGTACACGGTGAACGGCGAGATGCTCGCCCGGCAGGGATCGATGGTGGCCTTCCGCGGCAACCTGCACTTCGAGCGCAAGGGCCAGGGCGTGGGCGGCATGCTCAAGCGCGCGGTCACCGGAGAGGGGCTGCCGCTGATGGCGGTGCGCGGACAGGGCGAGGCCTGGTTCGCGCACGAGGCGCAGAACTGCTTCATCGTCGAGGTCGACCCCGGCGACGAGTTCACCGTCAACGGCCGCAACGTGCTGTGCTTCGACGCCTCGTTGTCGTACCGGATCAAGACGGTGAAGGGGTCGGGCATCGCGGGCGGCGGCCTGTTCAACAGTGTGTTCACCGGGCAGGGAAAGCTCGGCCTGGTGTGCGAGGGCAATCCGCTCGTCATACCGGTCACCGCCCAGCAGCCGGTGTACGTCGACACGGACGCGGTCGTCGGCTGGACCGCCCACCTCGAGACGTCGCTGCACCGCTCGCAGTCCCTGGGCTCGATGCTGCGCGGCGGGTCCGGCGAGGCCGTGCAGCTGATGCTCCAGGGCGAGGGGTACGTCGTCGTCCGGCCCAGCGAGGCGACCCCGCAGAAGTCCCAGCAGCACTGA
- a CDS encoding threonine/serine dehydratase has protein sequence MIGISEIETTAERIAGHVVHTPTVASPGLSALLGAPVTAKLELLQRTGSFKARGATAKLLSLSEAERAAGVVAVSGGNHGIALAVMAAALHVKATVVMPRSAPARSIALAEEAGASVPLTDGMDAAFALVERLRDEGLTLVHPFDDPVVIAGQGTVGLEFARDAGELTDVLVSIGGGGLISGVAAALRALRPEVRIWGVETEGAEAMSEALAAGGPVPVGLSSIVTTLSAPSVSRLTYDHVSALVEEVLVVPDREAVQGCLDLAEHAKVRAEPAAGCLLPAARLVRERIGAQARLGLVVCGGNATTADITSWADRFGLR, from the coding sequence TTGATCGGCATCTCGGAGATCGAAACCACGGCCGAGCGGATCGCCGGACACGTCGTCCACACCCCCACCGTCGCCAGTCCCGGCCTGTCCGCACTGCTCGGTGCGCCGGTGACCGCGAAGCTCGAACTGCTGCAGCGGACGGGATCGTTCAAGGCACGGGGCGCGACGGCGAAACTGCTGTCGCTGAGCGAGGCGGAGCGGGCCGCGGGCGTGGTGGCGGTCAGCGGCGGCAACCACGGCATCGCGCTCGCGGTGATGGCCGCCGCCCTCCACGTGAAGGCCACGGTGGTCATGCCGAGGTCCGCGCCCGCGCGGTCCATCGCGCTCGCGGAGGAGGCCGGGGCGTCGGTGCCGTTGACCGACGGCATGGACGCGGCGTTCGCGCTGGTGGAGCGGTTGCGGGACGAGGGGCTCACTCTGGTCCACCCCTTCGACGACCCGGTCGTGATCGCCGGCCAGGGCACGGTCGGCCTGGAGTTCGCGCGGGACGCCGGTGAACTCACGGACGTGCTCGTCAGCATCGGCGGCGGCGGACTGATCTCGGGCGTCGCCGCGGCCCTGCGCGCACTGCGCCCCGAGGTTCGGATCTGGGGCGTGGAGACCGAGGGCGCCGAGGCCATGTCCGAGGCGCTGGCCGCCGGCGGGCCCGTGCCGGTCGGCCTCTCCTCGATCGTGACGACGCTCAGCGCTCCCTCCGTTTCCCGGCTGACGTACGATCACGTCTCGGCCCTGGTCGAGGAGGTGCTCGTGGTTCCCGACCGGGAGGCCGTCCAGGGCTGCCTCGACCTCGCCGAGCACGCCAAGGTGCGGGCCGAGCCCGCGGCGGGCTGCCTGCTGCCGGCGGCCCGACTGGTGCGGGAGCGGATCGGTGCACAGGCCCGCCTCGGACTGGTGGTGTGCGGGGGCAACGCGACGACCGCCGACATCACGTCCTGGGCGGACCGCTTCGGGCTGCGCTGA
- a CDS encoding ribonuclease H codes for MIEAMRERVVAACDGASKGNPGPAGWAWVVSEDAETPARWEAGPLGTATNNVAELTALERLLVATDPQVPLEVRMDSQYAMKAVTTWLPGWKRNGWKTAAGKPVANRELVVRIDELLDGRSVDFRYVPAHQVDGDPLNDFADRAASQAASAQQPAGSDLGSPEPPPTPAAPAPAGPRRRANGTKPARQRGGGSGASSRTIKAKFPGRCVCGRAYAAGEPIARNDQGWGHPECRTAAAG; via the coding sequence ATGATCGAGGCCATGCGTGAACGTGTGGTGGCCGCGTGCGACGGGGCGTCGAAGGGGAATCCGGGTCCGGCGGGCTGGGCGTGGGTGGTCTCCGAGGACGCCGAGACCCCGGCCCGCTGGGAGGCGGGGCCATTGGGCACCGCCACCAACAACGTCGCCGAGCTCACCGCGCTGGAGCGGTTGCTGGTGGCGACCGACCCCCAGGTGCCGCTCGAGGTGAGGATGGACTCGCAGTACGCGATGAAGGCCGTCACCACCTGGCTGCCCGGCTGGAAGCGCAACGGCTGGAAGACGGCCGCCGGCAAGCCGGTCGCCAACCGGGAACTGGTCGTGCGCATCGACGAACTGCTCGACGGCCGCTCGGTCGACTTCCGCTACGTGCCCGCCCACCAGGTCGACGGCGACCCCCTCAACGACTTCGCCGACCGCGCCGCCAGCCAGGCGGCGAGCGCCCAGCAGCCCGCGGGCAGCGATCTCGGTTCGCCCGAGCCGCCGCCCACGCCCGCCGCCCCCGCGCCCGCCGGGCCGCGCCGCCGTGCGAACGGGACCAAGCCGGCACGGCAGCGCGGCGGCGGTTCGGGAGCCTCCTCCCGCACGATCAAGGCGAAGTTCCCCGGCCGGTGCGTGTGCGGCCGCGCCTACGCGGCCGGCGAGCCCATCGCCAGGAACGACCAGGGCTGGGGCCACCCCGAGTGCCGTACGGCGGCCGCCGGGTAG
- a CDS encoding serine hydrolase domain-containing protein has translation MTSRTVCRSAVLGSLVLTLLTGPAHAADGRPDAAASPTLPAPDTAGLSSLLRTALTQGAPGTMARIDDHRTAYDDHATVYKATEGVADRGTAQPMDTADRFRIGSVTKTFSAVVLLQLAAEGRLKLDTAVNHYLPGLLPDNRITVRHVLGHRSGLYDYSYDMFSKTVPGFEAVRTKVFTYRQLVALSLKHPLTHAPDTVYAYSNTNFVVAGMLIEKLTGHSVRTEYENRIIKPLKLTDTFYVHPATTIPGRHAHGYLTPDDAKAALVDATDQTASWAQSAGALISSSRDLNTFLSALLGGRLLPAAQLAQMERWLPAGTGQAYGLGLRRRDLSCGVSVYGHTGAVQGFYTYAFTSKDGRRSLTALANTSNNGAVHQTMLRTLESVFCGKQSKVRSRVALLPPAPADDLAQ, from the coding sequence ATGACCTCACGAACGGTGTGCAGGAGCGCGGTGCTCGGATCGCTGGTGCTGACCCTCCTGACGGGGCCGGCACACGCGGCGGACGGCCGTCCGGACGCCGCGGCATCCCCCACGTTGCCCGCACCGGACACCGCCGGACTCAGCAGCCTCCTGCGCACGGCGCTCACCCAGGGCGCGCCCGGCACCATGGCGCGGATCGACGACCACCGCACGGCCTACGACGACCACGCCACGGTCTACAAGGCCACCGAGGGCGTCGCCGACCGCGGCACCGCGCAGCCCATGGACACCGCCGACAGGTTCCGCATCGGCAGCGTGACCAAGACCTTCTCGGCCGTCGTGCTGCTGCAACTGGCCGCCGAGGGCAGGCTGAAGCTCGACACCGCCGTCAACCACTACCTGCCGGGCCTGCTCCCCGACAACCGGATCACGGTCCGGCACGTGCTCGGCCACCGCAGTGGTCTCTACGACTACAGCTACGACATGTTCTCCAAGACGGTCCCCGGCTTCGAGGCGGTGCGCACCAAGGTCTTCACCTACCGCCAGCTGGTGGCCCTGTCCCTGAAGCACCCGCTCACCCACGCGCCCGACACCGTCTACGCCTACTCCAACACCAACTTCGTGGTCGCGGGCATGCTCATCGAGAAACTGACGGGCCACTCGGTGCGGACCGAGTACGAAAACCGCATCATCAAGCCCCTGAAGCTGACCGACACCTTCTACGTCCACCCCGCCACCACGATCCCCGGCCGCCACGCCCACGGATACCTCACCCCGGACGACGCGAAGGCCGCCCTGGTGGACGCCACCGACCAGACGGCGTCGTGGGCGCAGAGCGCGGGCGCCCTCATCTCCAGCTCCCGCGACCTGAACACCTTCCTCTCGGCGCTCCTCGGCGGCCGGCTGCTGCCGGCCGCGCAGTTGGCGCAGATGGAGCGGTGGCTCCCGGCGGGCACCGGCCAGGCGTACGGGCTCGGGCTGCGCCGCCGCGACCTGTCCTGCGGAGTCTCCGTCTACGGGCACACCGGCGCCGTCCAGGGTTTCTACACCTACGCGTTCACGTCCAAGGACGGCCGGCGCAGCCTCACGGCGCTCGCCAACACCTCCAACAACGGCGCGGTGCACCAGACGATGCTGCGCACCCTGGAGTCGGTGTTCTGCGGCAAGCAGTCGAAGGTGCGCAGCAGGGTCGCGCTCCTGCCCCCGGCCCCGGCGGACGACCTCGCGCAGTGA
- a CDS encoding ATP-binding protein — translation MSGRPMPCSPREIGSLFLFEKLSPEQLGRLCSEGRVEKFEPGPVYTEGEPATCFYVMIEGTVVLSRRVGADDIEVTRTSQPGVYSGAMQAYIGDRVRQVYNNSMRVTEPTRFFVLPADTFAGIMREWFPMAVHLLEGLFFGTKNTQAAIGQRERLLALGSLSAGLTHELNNPAAAAVRATATLRERVAKMRHKLAVIAEGPFSRDALAHLIDIQERTAERVAKAPALSPLEAADREDALTDWLEDHGIEQGWQLAPTFVQAGLDVDWLEQVAAAVDENILPGAVGWLNYTVETELLMDEIEDSTTRISHLVDAAKQYSQLDRAPYQVADVHELLDSTLLMLSGKIGARIKVVKEYDRTLPRIPAYPAELNQVWTNLIDNAVSAINGTGGDGTLTVRTARHDDRLLVEFRDSGPGVPPEIRDRIFDPFFTTKPVGQGTGLGLDISWRIVVNKHHGALRVESVPGDTRFQVLLPLTAAESGDTVLITAKPDASPLTPEEPV, via the coding sequence CACCGAGGGCGAGCCGGCCACCTGCTTCTACGTGATGATCGAGGGCACGGTCGTGCTGTCCCGCCGGGTCGGCGCCGACGACATCGAGGTCACCCGCACCTCGCAGCCCGGCGTCTACTCCGGCGCCATGCAGGCGTACATCGGCGACCGGGTGCGTCAGGTGTACAACAACTCGATGCGCGTCACGGAGCCGACGCGGTTCTTCGTGCTGCCCGCGGACACGTTCGCCGGCATCATGCGGGAGTGGTTCCCCATGGCGGTGCACCTGCTGGAGGGGCTGTTCTTCGGGACGAAGAACACCCAGGCGGCCATCGGGCAGCGTGAACGGCTGCTGGCGCTCGGCTCGTTGTCCGCCGGGCTCACCCACGAGCTCAACAACCCGGCGGCGGCCGCCGTCAGGGCCACGGCGACGCTGCGGGAGCGGGTGGCCAAGATGCGGCACAAGCTCGCCGTCATCGCCGAGGGCCCCTTCTCCCGCGACGCGCTCGCGCACCTCATCGACATCCAGGAACGCACCGCGGAGCGGGTCGCCAAGGCTCCGGCGCTCAGCCCCCTGGAGGCCGCCGACCGGGAGGACGCCCTCACCGACTGGCTGGAGGACCACGGCATCGAGCAGGGGTGGCAGCTCGCGCCCACCTTCGTCCAGGCAGGCCTCGACGTCGACTGGCTGGAGCAGGTCGCGGCGGCCGTGGACGAGAACATCCTGCCGGGCGCGGTGGGATGGCTCAACTACACCGTCGAGACCGAGCTGTTGATGGACGAGATCGAGGACTCCACCACCCGCATCTCCCATCTCGTCGACGCCGCAAAGCAGTACTCCCAGCTGGACCGCGCCCCCTACCAGGTCGCCGACGTGCACGAACTCCTCGACAGCACCCTGCTGATGCTGTCGGGCAAGATCGGGGCGCGCATCAAGGTGGTCAAGGAGTACGACCGTACGCTGCCGCGGATCCCCGCCTACCCTGCCGAGCTCAACCAGGTGTGGACCAACCTGATCGACAACGCGGTGTCCGCCATCAACGGCACCGGCGGCGACGGCACGCTGACCGTGCGGACGGCTCGGCACGACGACCGGCTCCTGGTGGAGTTCCGGGACTCGGGGCCGGGGGTGCCGCCGGAGATCCGCGACCGTATCTTCGACCCGTTCTTCACCACCAAGCCGGTGGGCCAGGGCACAGGCCTGGGACTGGACATCTCCTGGCGGATCGTCGTCAACAAGCACCACGGCGCCCTCAGGGTGGAGTCGGTTCCGGGCGACACCCGCTTCCAGGTGCTCCTGCCGCTGACCGCGGCGGAGTCCGGCGACACCGTGCTCATCACGGCAAAGCCCGACGCATCCCCGCTCACGCCCGAGGAGCCCGTATGA
- a CDS encoding LLM class F420-dependent oxidoreductase, with translation MVRIGYTMMTEQAGPRELVDHVVRAEEVGFDFSVTSDHYFPWLRSQGHAPYAWSVLGAAAQATSRIPLMTYVTCPTFRYHPAVVAQKAATVQLLSEGRFRLGLGAGENLNEHVVGGGWPSVDVRHERLEEAVEIIRALFEGGHVTRHGAHFDVESARLWDLPDQPPPIGIAVSGEQSCKLAGHLADLVIATEPKAGLLEAFDRHGGQGKPRVGQLPVCYDADRDTAVKRAHAQFRWFGSGWKVNSELPHPDAFEAATQFVTPDDVAESIPCGDDPEAFVEAVRPYAEAGFTEIALVQIGGESQEAYLDWSAKTLLPALHDAFG, from the coding sequence ATGGTGCGAATCGGATACACGATGATGACCGAGCAGGCCGGTCCGCGCGAACTGGTCGACCACGTGGTACGGGCCGAAGAGGTCGGCTTCGACTTCTCGGTGACCTCGGACCATTACTTCCCCTGGCTGCGCTCGCAGGGGCACGCCCCGTACGCGTGGAGCGTCCTCGGGGCGGCCGCCCAGGCGACCTCGCGCATCCCGCTCATGACCTACGTGACCTGTCCGACCTTCCGCTACCACCCGGCGGTCGTGGCGCAGAAGGCGGCGACGGTGCAGTTGCTGTCCGAGGGCAGGTTCCGGCTGGGCCTCGGCGCGGGTGAGAACCTCAACGAGCACGTCGTGGGCGGCGGTTGGCCGTCCGTCGACGTACGCCACGAGCGGCTGGAGGAGGCCGTCGAGATCATCCGCGCCCTGTTCGAGGGCGGCCATGTCACGCGGCACGGCGCGCACTTCGACGTGGAGTCGGCCCGGCTGTGGGACCTGCCGGACCAGCCGCCGCCCATCGGCATCGCCGTCTCCGGCGAGCAGTCCTGCAAGCTCGCGGGCCACCTCGCCGACCTGGTCATCGCCACCGAGCCCAAGGCCGGACTGCTGGAGGCCTTCGACCGGCACGGCGGCCAGGGCAAGCCACGCGTGGGGCAGCTGCCGGTCTGCTACGACGCGGACCGCGACACGGCGGTCAAGCGCGCGCACGCGCAGTTCCGCTGGTTCGGCAGCGGCTGGAAGGTCAACTCCGAGCTGCCGCACCCGGACGCGTTCGAGGCGGCCACCCAGTTCGTCACTCCCGACGACGTCGCCGAGTCGATTCCGTGCGGTGACGACCCGGAGGCCTTCGTCGAGGCCGTACGCCCCTACGCCGAGGCCGGGTTCACGGAGATCGCGCTGGTCCAGATAGGCGGCGAGTCGCAGGAGGCGTACCTGGACTGGTCGGCGAAGACCCTCCTTCCCGCACTGCACGACGCCTTCGGGTGA
- a CDS encoding DUF6328 family protein: MTVTGEGVARRRGRNETEEERADRMWVELIQEVRVAQTGVQILFGFLLTVVFQAKYESLTHTDKAIYIVTVVLGASATGALIGPVSLHRLVAGRRVKPQAVRWASRLTFVGLVLLLATMTASLLLILRVATNGGFVPWLVAIVVAWYLLCWFVLPLWTRRRYTSR, encoded by the coding sequence GTGACGGTGACGGGAGAAGGCGTGGCAAGGCGCCGTGGGCGCAACGAGACCGAGGAGGAGAGAGCCGACCGCATGTGGGTGGAGCTCATCCAGGAGGTGCGGGTGGCGCAGACGGGTGTGCAGATCCTCTTCGGTTTCCTGCTCACGGTCGTGTTCCAGGCGAAGTACGAGAGCCTCACCCACACGGACAAGGCCATCTACATCGTCACGGTCGTCCTCGGAGCCTCCGCGACCGGTGCGCTCATCGGACCGGTGTCCCTGCACCGGCTCGTCGCCGGGCGCCGGGTGAAGCCCCAGGCGGTGCGCTGGGCCTCCCGGCTGACCTTCGTCGGGCTCGTCCTGCTGCTCGCCACGATGACCGCATCCCTGCTGCTCATCCTGAGGGTGGCGACGAACGGCGGCTTCGTGCCCTGGCTGGTGGCCATCGTGGTCGCCTGGTACCTGCTGTGCTGGTTCGTGCTGCCCCTGTGGACCCGGCGCCGGTACACGTCCCGGTGA